A stretch of Cyanobacterium sp. HL-69 DNA encodes these proteins:
- the sat/cysC gene encoding bifunctional sulfate adenylyltransferase / adenylsulfate kinase Sat/CysC, whose protein sequence is MTKIEETIPAHGGKLINRLATTAERDEFMAQADKLPRVQLDERATSDLVMIAIGGFSPLQGFMAQDDYENVVDNMRLKNGLPWSVPVTLSVTQEVAEPLKEGGWVRLDDSNGRFIGVLELTQKYRYNKTHEAVKVYGTDEDKHPGVKVVYEQGEINLAGPIWLLERDGHPLFPKYQIDPAESRKLFVERGWKTVVGFQTRNPIHRAHEYIQKCALETVDGLFLHPLVGATKSDDVPADVRMRCYEIMMDRYFPQNRVILAINPSAMRYAGPREAIFHALIRKNYGCTHFIVGRDHAGVGDYYGTYDAQLIFDEFEPAELGITPMKFEHAFYCKRTEQMATSKTSPSAPEERVHLSGTKVREMLRRGELPPPQFSRPEVAAELAKAMHR, encoded by the coding sequence ATGACTAAAATTGAAGAAACCATCCCAGCCCATGGTGGTAAATTAATAAATAGGTTGGCAACTACGGCTGAAAGAGATGAGTTTATGGCTCAAGCTGATAAACTGCCCAGAGTGCAACTTGATGAGAGAGCGACTTCTGATTTGGTCATGATTGCGATCGGTGGTTTTAGCCCCCTCCAAGGGTTTATGGCACAGGATGACTACGAAAATGTAGTAGATAATATGCGCCTTAAAAATGGCTTACCTTGGTCTGTGCCTGTCACTTTATCTGTTACCCAAGAAGTAGCAGAGCCTTTAAAAGAAGGTGGTTGGGTACGTTTAGATGATTCTAATGGTAGATTTATTGGGGTTTTGGAACTTACTCAAAAATATCGTTATAACAAAACCCATGAAGCGGTTAAGGTTTATGGTACTGATGAGGATAAACACCCCGGGGTAAAGGTGGTTTATGAGCAAGGAGAGATTAATTTAGCTGGCCCTATTTGGTTGTTAGAAAGAGATGGTCATCCTCTTTTCCCTAAATATCAAATTGATCCTGCTGAGTCTCGTAAGTTGTTTGTAGAAAGAGGCTGGAAAACTGTGGTGGGTTTCCAAACCCGTAATCCTATCCACCGCGCCCATGAGTATATCCAAAAATGTGCATTAGAAACTGTTGATGGTTTATTCCTCCATCCTTTGGTGGGGGCAACCAAAAGCGATGATGTGCCTGCGGATGTGAGAATGCGCTGTTATGAAATTATGATGGATAGATATTTCCCTCAAAACAGGGTAATTCTTGCCATTAATCCTTCTGCGATGCGTTATGCGGGCCCTAGGGAAGCGATTTTTCATGCTTTAATTCGTAAGAACTATGGTTGTACTCATTTTATTGTGGGACGTGACCATGCGGGGGTTGGGGACTATTATGGTACTTATGATGCTCAGTTAATTTTTGATGAGTTTGAACCTGCGGAATTGGGTATCACTCCTATGAAGTTTGAACATGCTTTTTATTGTAAGCGCACTGAGCAAATGGCAACTTCTAAAACCAGTCCTTCTGCTCCTGAAGAAAGAGTACATCTTTCGGGTACTAAGGTAAGGGAAATGTTGAGACGTGGAGAGTTACCACCTCCTCAATTTTCTCGCCCTGAGGTGGCAGCGGAGTTGGCTAAGGCTATGCACCGTTAA
- the dcm-5 gene encoding DNA (cytosine-5)-methyltransferase 1: MKYKKYIVVDLFSGCGGLSYGFELTNKFEIKLAIDSDKKALETLHFNKPNISIVHEDIRNINPKSIIEKYGSIDLVIGGPPCQGFSIAGKREFTDDRNNLFLEFIRFVKYLRPKMFVLENVTGFTNLYKGKAKELFKEKMNILGYHVQDKILLASDYGVPQIRKRVFFVGNIYNKQFTYPSPQLEKTNYITCEMALSDLPPLVGDIGYEEMEYAKQPQSEYQKQMRDNCDMVYNHIGTRHTEKVIKTIQLVPEGGNYKDLPLNLQRSRNFNIAWTRYHSQKPCNTIDTGHRHYFHYKYDRVPTVREHARLQSFPDSFRFLGNKTDQNRQVGNAVPPLLAKALAESIYNFLEENK; encoded by the coding sequence ATGAAATACAAAAAATACATTGTTGTAGATTTATTTTCTGGCTGTGGAGGTCTTAGCTATGGTTTTGAATTAACTAATAAATTTGAAATAAAATTGGCAATTGATAGTGATAAAAAAGCATTAGAAACACTTCATTTTAATAAGCCTAATATTAGTATTGTGCATGAAGATATAAGAAATATTAATCCGAAATCAATAATTGAAAAATATGGCTCGATAGATTTAGTGATCGGTGGTCCACCATGTCAAGGTTTTTCCATCGCGGGAAAAAGAGAATTTACAGATGATAGAAATAATTTGTTTTTAGAGTTTATTCGATTTGTAAAGTATTTAAGACCGAAAATGTTTGTGCTTGAAAACGTTACTGGTTTTACTAATTTATACAAAGGTAAAGCTAAAGAATTATTCAAAGAAAAAATGAACATTTTGGGCTATCATGTCCAAGATAAAATTTTACTAGCTTCAGATTATGGCGTTCCTCAAATACGAAAAAGAGTTTTTTTTGTGGGCAATATATATAACAAACAATTCACTTATCCTTCTCCTCAATTAGAGAAAACAAATTATATTACTTGTGAAATGGCTTTATCTGATTTACCTCCTTTAGTGGGAGATATAGGTTATGAAGAGATGGAATATGCTAAACAACCACAATCAGAATATCAAAAACAAATGAGAGATAATTGTGATATGGTCTATAATCACATTGGCACAAGACATACAGAAAAAGTAATTAAAACAATACAACTTGTTCCTGAAGGAGGTAACTATAAAGACTTACCATTAAATCTACAGAGAAGTCGTAATTTTAATATTGCATGGACAAGGTATCACAGTCAAAAACCATGTAATACTATAGATACTGGACATCGTCATTATTTTCATTATAAATACGATCGAGTTCCCACCGTTCGGGAACACGCTAGATTACAATCTTTTCCCGATTCTTTTCGTTTTTTAGGGAATAAAACAGATCAGAATAGACAAGTTGGTAACGCTGTACCTCCTCTATTAGCAAAAGCATTAGCAGAATCTATTTATAATTTTTTGGAGGAAAATAAATAA
- a CDS encoding Crp/Fnr family transcriptional regulator yields METQEFAELFPLFHNLSDETLESVIKLLEAKNCERGETIISQNDWGSCFYLIASGWVKVQRFYGGQPITIEIIGKGGFVGEIGILSSGDFNSQVISISDVEMFTISAQRFIQVLFRDAQIQNRLLKSMVSKVIEAQEYYRFYQQTSKVRLVTILISLADKYGKPMENGFEIYNFHLQDLADLALLSLEECIQNMSKLEHKNLVSLDNDFNIMFLPNIKQLHHIIGQLGNE; encoded by the coding sequence ATGGAGACGCAAGAATTTGCCGAGCTTTTTCCCCTTTTTCATAACCTCAGTGATGAAACCCTAGAATCAGTTATAAAACTACTAGAAGCCAAAAACTGTGAAAGAGGAGAAACCATAATTTCCCAAAATGATTGGGGTAGTTGTTTTTATCTAATCGCTTCGGGCTGGGTAAAAGTACAACGTTTTTATGGCGGACAACCCATCACCATCGAAATTATTGGAAAAGGGGGTTTTGTAGGAGAAATAGGGATTCTCAGTAGCGGTGATTTTAATAGTCAAGTTATCAGCATTTCTGACGTAGAAATGTTTACCATTTCCGCCCAAAGATTTATTCAAGTTTTATTCCGAGATGCTCAAATCCAAAATCGCCTCCTAAAATCCATGGTGAGTAAAGTAATAGAGGCTCAAGAATATTATCGTTTTTATCAACAAACTAGCAAAGTAAGGCTGGTAACAATTTTAATTTCCTTAGCCGATAAATATGGTAAACCCATGGAAAATGGGTTTGAGATTTATAATTTTCATCTCCAAGATTTAGCCGATTTAGCATTATTATCCCTAGAAGAATGTATACAAAATATGAGTAAGTTAGAACATAAAAATTTAGTCAGTCTCGATAACGACTTTAATATTATGTTTCTTCCCAATATCAAACAACTTCATCATATTATCGGTCAATTGGGTAATGAATAA
- the dcm-4 gene encoding DNA (cytosine-5)-methyltransferase 1, translating to MERLKVLSLFSGCGGMDLGILGNFKYLNKTYNQLPTEIVYAVDNDSYAVEIYNTNFSHNCLVADIKNINEKDLPDHDILVGGFPCQSFSVVAQNPPRLGIKDEKGQLFFEICRILKEKQPRFFIAENVKGILSANKKRAFPLIIQEFQKVGYHVTYQVLNASDYGVPQKRERVFIIGFKKFEDCFKFQFPQRTTTNEKIPLKLVLEDEIEDKYFFSQKAIEGMLKAKKIMNKGRVQNINQPCNTISSHLAKVSLNSTDPVLKQDDSYRRFTPREAARIQSFPNDFILNVVSENRQYKAIGNAVPPVLMWHISGQIINLIIEEEKQKYSLKCA from the coding sequence ATGGAGAGATTAAAAGTATTATCGCTTTTTAGTGGTTGTGGAGGAATGGATTTAGGGATACTAGGTAATTTTAAATATTTAAACAAAACTTATAATCAATTACCAACTGAAATTGTTTATGCCGTTGACAATGATTCTTATGCCGTTGAAATTTATAACACCAATTTTAGCCATAATTGTCTTGTTGCGGATATTAAAAATATTAATGAAAAAGATTTACCCGACCACGATATTTTAGTAGGAGGATTTCCTTGTCAATCATTCTCTGTGGTTGCTCAAAATCCCCCTAGATTAGGTATTAAAGATGAAAAAGGTCAATTATTTTTTGAAATTTGTAGAATTTTAAAAGAGAAACAACCTAGATTTTTTATAGCTGAAAATGTTAAAGGAATTTTATCCGCTAATAAAAAAAGAGCTTTTCCTTTGATTATCCAAGAGTTTCAAAAAGTTGGTTATCACGTAACTTATCAAGTATTGAATGCCTCCGATTACGGTGTACCGCAAAAGAGGGAAAGAGTTTTTATTATCGGATTTAAAAAATTTGAAGATTGTTTTAAATTTCAATTTCCTCAACGGACAACAACGAATGAAAAAATTCCCCTAAAGTTAGTTTTAGAAGATGAAATAGAAGATAAATATTTTTTTAGTCAAAAAGCAATTGAGGGAATGCTGAAGGCAAAAAAAATCATGAATAAAGGAAGAGTTCAAAATATAAATCAACCGTGTAATACTATAAGTTCGCATTTAGCTAAAGTAAGTTTGAATAGCACAGATCCAGTTTTAAAACAAGATGATTCTTATAGACGTTTTACCCCCAGAGAAGCAGCTAGAATACAGTCATTTCCAAATGATTTTATCTTAAATGTTGTTTCAGAAAATCGTCAATATAAGGCTATAGGAAATGCAGTACCACCAGTGCTGATGTGGCATATTTCAGGACAAATAATTAACTTAATAATAGAAGAAGAAAAACAAAAATACTCTCTTAAGTGTGCTTAA
- a CDS encoding protease, putative, whose product MNTQQPDIYYQVSMENPELHLFQVNLTITNWTQEILDIMMPVWTPGSYLVREYSKNLQEFSATDATTHQPIPWQKQSKNHWQIEAKNTKEVKISYKIYANELTVRTNHLDSTHGYFNGAALFFYIPEYQYIPHTISIVPPHQDWEVTTSLLKISHNTFCADCFDTLVDSPFEIGTQEIDNFVVSDKPHQWVTWGKGNLDKEKLIKDTKAIIEKEEELFGDLPYEDYFFLLHLSGSGFGGLEHKNCCVLNYPRFGFRKEDKYNRFMQLVAHEFFHLWNVKRIRPKELEIFDYSQENYTASLWFCEGITSYYDMLIPYRAKVYSRKTLLDLLSKDISQYLSIPGRHIQPLRESSFDAWIKLYRRDAYSNNNQISYYLKGQFIALFLDLIIRKNSKGQQSFDDVMREMWQRFGVDEIGYTEEELKGVIEEIAGEDLTQFWDLYLNNINELPFNEFLEPFGLILEGKAAKDSHPYLGILVQKEGVIDKVSFVDANSPAGMVGIEAGDELLAMDGFRVTLETLGDRLSDYQEGDEVEVTIFHQDELKNLMVKLAKPKVTSYQLKVMDKLNENQRTLLANFFGDE is encoded by the coding sequence ATGAATACCCAACAACCAGACATATACTATCAAGTGTCCATGGAAAATCCTGAATTACATCTATTTCAGGTAAATTTAACCATCACCAATTGGACACAAGAAATACTTGATATAATGATGCCCGTATGGACACCAGGTTCATATTTAGTCAGGGAATATTCTAAAAATCTACAAGAATTTTCAGCCACGGACGCAACCACACATCAACCGATTCCATGGCAAAAACAATCAAAAAATCATTGGCAAATAGAAGCAAAAAACACCAAGGAAGTAAAAATAAGTTATAAAATATATGCTAACGAGTTAACCGTTAGGACTAATCATTTAGATAGTACCCATGGCTATTTTAATGGTGCTGCCTTATTCTTTTATATTCCAGAATATCAGTACATTCCTCATACTATCTCCATCGTACCACCCCATCAAGATTGGGAAGTGACAACTTCTTTACTAAAAATTAGTCATAATACCTTCTGTGCAGACTGTTTTGATACTTTAGTTGATAGCCCCTTTGAAATCGGTACTCAAGAAATTGATAACTTTGTAGTATCAGATAAACCCCATCAATGGGTAACTTGGGGCAAAGGTAATCTTGATAAAGAAAAATTAATCAAAGATACTAAGGCAATTATTGAAAAAGAGGAAGAATTATTTGGGGATTTACCCTACGAAGATTATTTCTTTTTATTACATCTTTCGGGAAGTGGTTTTGGAGGCTTAGAGCATAAAAACTGTTGTGTTTTGAACTATCCTCGTTTTGGTTTTCGTAAAGAAGATAAATATAACCGCTTTATGCAGTTGGTTGCCCATGAATTTTTCCATCTGTGGAATGTCAAAAGGATTCGCCCCAAGGAGTTAGAAATTTTTGATTATAGTCAAGAAAATTACACTGCTTCTCTGTGGTTTTGTGAGGGTATCACCAGCTATTATGATATGTTGATTCCCTATCGTGCCAAGGTTTATTCCCGCAAAACTTTACTAGATTTACTGAGCAAGGATATTAGTCAATATTTATCTATCCCGGGCAGACATATCCAACCCTTAAGGGAGTCTAGTTTTGATGCTTGGATTAAGTTATATCGCCGTGATGCTTATAGCAATAATAATCAAATTTCTTATTATCTCAAAGGGCAGTTTATTGCTTTATTCTTAGATTTAATTATTCGCAAAAATAGCAAGGGGCAACAGTCTTTTGATGATGTGATGCGGGAAATGTGGCAACGTTTTGGAGTGGATGAAATTGGTTATACCGAGGAAGAGTTAAAAGGTGTTATTGAGGAGATAGCAGGTGAAGATTTAACTCAGTTTTGGGATTTATATTTAAATAATATTAATGAACTACCTTTTAATGAGTTTTTAGAGCCTTTTGGGTTAATTTTGGAAGGAAAAGCAGCGAAGGATAGTCACCCTTATTTAGGGATATTAGTACAAAAGGAGGGGGTGATTGATAAGGTTAGTTTTGTGGATGCCAATTCTCCTGCTGGTATGGTAGGCATTGAGGCGGGGGATGAGTTACTGGCTATGGATGGATTTAGAGTTACTTTAGAGACTCTGGGGGATAGATTAAGCGATTATCAGGAGGGAGATGAAGTGGAGGTGACAATATTTCATCAAGATGAGTTAAAAAATTTGATGGTGAAGTTGGCTAAACCAAAGGTTACTAGTTATCAGTTAAAGGTAATGGATAAGTTGAATGAAAATCAGCGCACCTTACTTGCTAATTTTTTTGGTGATGAATAA
- the tniQ-2 gene encoding transposase 1 — translation MEIEPWWFTVTPYEDESISHFLGRFRRENVLTVSGLGEITGLYSAIARWEKFRFNPPPSIEQLEKLSAVIQVDVATLQMMCPSAPMKMTPIRLCSACYGEKPYHRMKWQYKEVYSCDRHQLKLLSECPHCGARFKIPSLWIDGWCHRCFTPFAEMKHD, via the coding sequence ATGGAAATTGAGCCTTGGTGGTTTACCGTAACACCTTATGAGGATGAAAGTATTAGTCATTTCCTGGGAAGGTTTAGAAGGGAGAATGTGCTTACTGTTTCTGGGTTGGGTGAAATAACTGGTTTATATAGTGCGATCGCCCGTTGGGAAAAGTTCCGTTTTAATCCCCCTCCTTCCATTGAACAGTTGGAAAAGTTAAGTGCGGTCATACAAGTGGATGTAGCAACCTTACAAATGATGTGTCCTTCTGCACCGATGAAAATGACTCCCATCCGTCTTTGTTCGGCTTGTTATGGTGAAAAGCCTTATCATCGCATGAAATGGCAGTATAAGGAGGTTTATAGTTGCGATCGGCATCAACTAAAACTATTATCGGAATGCCCCCATTGTGGTGCTAGATTTAAGATTCCTAGTCTATGGATTGATGGTTGGTGTCATAGATGTTTTACTCCTTTTGCTGAAATGAAGCACGATTAA
- the tniB gene encoding transposase 1, translating into MKAENVAEQLGKIDVPEANLQEEIKRLEGKTVVSLEQVAILHEWLESKRQSKQSCRVVGESRTGKTIACNSYRLRHKPIQEKGKPPQVPVIYLQVPQECGAKDLFQGIIEHLKYQMTKGTVAEIRKRAMTVLQGCGVEMIIFDEADRCKPKTFAEIRDIFDHLNIAIVLVGTDRLDAVVKKDEQVYNRFRACYRFGKLGGEEFSRTVNIWEKQVLKLPVASNLTNKRMLKLIGEATQGYIGIMDMVLRDAAIRSLKKGLNKIDYDTLKEVVQEYK; encoded by the coding sequence ATGAAAGCGGAAAATGTAGCAGAACAATTGGGTAAGATTGATGTCCCTGAAGCAAATCTACAGGAGGAGATCAAAAGATTAGAGGGTAAAACGGTGGTAAGTTTAGAGCAAGTTGCGATACTTCATGAATGGTTGGAAAGTAAGCGTCAATCGAAACAGTCTTGTCGAGTGGTGGGGGAATCTCGTACGGGGAAAACTATTGCGTGTAATTCTTATCGTTTGAGACATAAGCCAATTCAAGAGAAGGGTAAACCTCCTCAAGTTCCAGTAATTTATTTACAAGTACCCCAAGAATGTGGAGCAAAAGATTTATTTCAAGGAATTATTGAACACCTCAAGTATCAGATGACTAAGGGTACGGTAGCTGAAATCAGAAAAAGGGCGATGACAGTATTGCAAGGATGTGGTGTAGAGATGATCATTTTTGATGAGGCAGATCGCTGTAAACCAAAGACTTTTGCCGAAATTCGGGATATTTTTGATCATCTCAATATTGCGATTGTTCTTGTGGGTACAGATCGTTTGGATGCGGTAGTAAAAAAGGATGAGCAAGTTTATAATCGTTTTCGGGCTTGTTATCGGTTTGGTAAGTTAGGGGGAGAAGAATTTAGTCGTACTGTCAACATTTGGGAGAAACAGGTGTTGAAGCTACCTGTGGCTTCTAATTTAACGAATAAAAGGATGTTGAAATTGATTGGAGAGGCGACTCAGGGTTACATCGGCATTATGGATATGGTTTTGCGTGATGCTGCGATTCGTTCTCTGAAGAAGGGACTTAACAAGATTGATTATGACACTTTAAAGGAAGTTGTACAGGAGTATAAATGA
- a CDS encoding MerR family transcriptional regulator, with protein MKQEVFFSSKDISKITGCSLRQLQYWRDKEVVVPFIGASGTGKTIYYSSVELVEVSVMVYLLSVGLNLEMVQKILNDLRAKEPDFTDSGCKKRFMVVAGDGTVDLLPYEQEGAIALLEENKGIIPLWIDQIHKILEIKINHC; from the coding sequence ATGAAACAGGAAGTATTTTTTAGTAGCAAAGATATATCAAAGATTACAGGGTGTTCGCTCCGACAATTACAGTATTGGAGGGATAAGGAAGTTGTTGTACCTTTTATTGGTGCTTCGGGTACGGGAAAAACAATCTACTATTCTTCTGTGGAGTTGGTGGAGGTATCAGTAATGGTATATCTCCTTTCTGTGGGGCTAAATCTGGAGATGGTGCAAAAAATCCTCAATGATTTGAGGGCAAAAGAGCCTGATTTTACTGATAGTGGTTGTAAAAAGCGTTTTATGGTAGTAGCTGGTGATGGTACTGTTGATTTATTGCCTTATGAACAGGAAGGGGCGATCGCTCTTTTGGAGGAAAATAAAGGAATCATTCCCCTTTGGATTGATCAAATTCATAAAATTTTAGAAATCAAAATTAATCACTGTTAA
- the htpG gene encoding molecular chaperone HtpG, with protein MSNVLEKGNISIHTENIFPIIKKSLYTDHEIFLRELISNSVDAISKAKMASLAGEFSTDLPEPEIILSIDKEKKTLSISDNGIGMTVEEVKKYINQVAFSSAEDFITKYGKDANELIGHFGLGFYSAFMIAKQVEIDTLSYREGSTPVHWSCDGSPEFELTESSRTTPGTTITLTVLDEETEYLEEARIKNLVKKYSDFVPVAIKMDGETVNRQKALWKESPQNLTDEDYLEFYRYLYPFQEDPLLWVHLNTDYPFLLNGILYFPKLRPDVDVTKGQIKLFCNQVFVSDHCEEVIPEFLMPLRGVIDSPDIPLNVSRSALTNHRTVRRIADFITKKVGDRLKSLYTDNKSEYIRCWEDVGTFVKYGALRDEKFKKQVEDLIIYRTTYQADKNAEKPKVEIDSGDDAWAQVEEENNQPFVTLKEYLERNKEKHENSVFYCTNPQTQSTYVDLYKNQGIEVLFMDSFIDTNYFIPFLEREYNEVKFSRVDSELDSSLVEEDKASDIVNPNTNKTRSEEIKEIFETAINKPKVNIKTQSLKAEAQEETPPAMVLLPEAMRRFQEMTAMMQQREMKFPDEHMLVINTSHPLIENIYQLNKGAIIQGSGESNTQEMVNMMCQHVYDLALMAQRAFDAEGMTAFVERSNNVLTKLTQR; from the coding sequence ATGAGCAACGTATTAGAAAAGGGTAATATTTCCATCCATACCGAGAATATATTTCCCATTATCAAAAAATCCCTTTACACTGACCATGAAATTTTCTTAAGGGAATTAATTTCTAACTCCGTGGATGCTATTTCCAAAGCAAAGATGGCATCTTTGGCGGGGGAATTTAGTACAGACTTACCTGAGCCTGAGATCATCCTATCCATTGATAAAGAGAAAAAAACCCTCTCCATTAGTGACAATGGTATTGGGATGACGGTGGAAGAAGTTAAAAAATATATTAACCAAGTAGCCTTTTCCAGTGCCGAAGATTTCATTACCAAATATGGCAAGGATGCTAATGAATTAATCGGACATTTTGGCTTAGGTTTTTATTCCGCCTTCATGATAGCCAAGCAGGTAGAAATCGATACTTTATCATACCGTGAGGGTTCAACCCCCGTCCATTGGAGTTGTGATGGTTCGCCCGAGTTTGAATTAACGGAGTCTTCCCGCACCACTCCAGGCACCACTATTACCCTAACGGTTTTAGATGAGGAAACGGAATATTTAGAAGAGGCAAGAATTAAAAACCTTGTTAAAAAGTATTCTGATTTTGTTCCCGTGGCTATTAAGATGGATGGGGAAACAGTTAACCGTCAAAAAGCCCTTTGGAAGGAATCTCCCCAAAATCTTACTGATGAAGATTATTTAGAATTTTATCGTTATCTTTATCCTTTCCAAGAAGATCCTTTATTATGGGTACATCTAAATACTGATTATCCTTTCTTGCTCAATGGTATTTTATACTTCCCTAAATTAAGACCTGATGTTGATGTTACCAAAGGGCAAATTAAGTTATTCTGTAATCAAGTATTTGTAAGTGATCATTGTGAAGAGGTTATCCCCGAATTTCTTATGCCTTTGAGGGGGGTAATTGATAGCCCTGATATTCCCCTTAATGTGTCTCGTAGTGCTTTGACTAACCATCGTACCGTGAGAAGAATTGCTGATTTTATTACCAAGAAAGTGGGCGATCGCCTCAAGTCCTTATATACTGATAACAAGTCAGAATATATCCGTTGTTGGGAAGACGTTGGCACTTTCGTAAAATATGGTGCATTGAGAGACGAAAAATTCAAAAAACAAGTAGAAGACTTAATCATCTATCGCACCACCTACCAAGCCGATAAAAACGCCGAAAAACCCAAAGTAGAAATCGACTCAGGGGATGACGCATGGGCGCAAGTAGAAGAAGAAAACAATCAACCCTTTGTCACCCTCAAAGAATATCTTGAGAGAAACAAAGAGAAACACGAAAACAGCGTCTTTTATTGCACCAACCCTCAAACCCAAAGCACCTATGTTGACTTGTACAAAAACCAAGGCATTGAAGTGCTATTCATGGATTCTTTCATCGATACCAACTACTTCATTCCCTTCCTCGAAAGAGAATACAACGAAGTAAAATTTTCTCGAGTTGACTCCGAGTTAGACTCTAGCCTAGTGGAAGAAGATAAAGCCAGTGACATTGTTAACCCCAACACTAACAAAACTCGCTCCGAAGAAATCAAAGAGATATTTGAAACCGCTATCAATAAACCCAAAGTAAATATCAAAACCCAATCCCTCAAAGCCGAAGCCCAAGAAGAAACTCCCCCCGCCATGGTATTGTTACCCGAAGCCATGCGCCGCTTCCAAGAAATGACAGCCATGATGCAACAAAGGGAAATGAAATTCCCCGATGAGCATATGTTGGTGATTAATACCTCCCATCCCCTCATCGAAAATATCTATCAACTCAATAAAGGGGCGATTATTCAAGGTAGCGGAGAATCCAACACCCAAGAAATGGTTAACATGATGTGTCAACACGTCTATGATTTAGCCTTAATGGCACAAAGGGCTTTTGATGCCGAAGGGATGACGGCTTTCGTTGAGCGCTCAAATAACGTCTTAACCAAACTAACCCAGCGTTAA